In Juglans microcarpa x Juglans regia isolate MS1-56 chromosome 8D, Jm3101_v1.0, whole genome shotgun sequence, the following are encoded in one genomic region:
- the LOC121243681 gene encoding leucine-rich repeat receptor protein kinase HPCA1-like isoform X2, which produces MFKTKITSTCKSNSCKKLSTMGLEGKIEGDIGGLTELTSLDLSFNPRLTGSLSPRLGDLKKLNFLILAGCSFTGDIPDELGNLSDLLFLALNSNNLTGKIPPSFGNFAKLFWLDVAENMLTGPLPLSTSMAPGLDLLLKARHFHFNKNKLSGPIPAKLFSSNMSLIHILFDGNQLSGSIPPTLGLVNTLEVLRLDRNALTGTVPDLSNLTNIIKLNFAQNKLTGALPNLTQMMKLNYLDLSNNSFDPSEAPTWFLTLSSLTTLVMEYGLLQGSIPRELFSLPQLQQVKLRNNKFSDTLDMGLDEKISPQLKLVDLQNNDISQVTMGTEYHNSLILKGNPVCNEDTILDSTYCQQNKKPTASYSTSLANCESTSCPPGQNCNPRNCECAYPYKGTLYVGGSLFRELSNATVFNLLEHSLWVNLSLLPRSVSILSTGFNFDDYLQVQLAFFPSTGKYFNRSEIQRIGFLMTTENYTLPQQFGAYFFIADPCAFPAKHGGTSIGTRVIIEIAITCCVILVLGLLGVGAYAVRQKRRAEAAIGFSNPFASWKSSGNDRSGAAPQLKGARLFSYDELRKCTNNFAERNEIGSGAYGKVYKGLLSDGLVVAIKRAQQGSTQGLLEFKTEIELLSRVHHKNLVGLVGFCFEQGEQMLVYEFMPNGTIRDSLSGKSGIYLDWNRRLYVALGSARGLAYLHEHANPPIIHRDIKSTNILLDENLTAKVADFGLSKLVSDDSGHVSTQVKGTMVSHVIISLSDLSRVENINKRVIDIINKS; this is translated from the exons ATGTTTAAGACTAAGATAACATCTACTTGCAAATCAAATTCATGTAA GAAATTATCAACGATGGGCCTAGAAGGGAAGATTGAAGGTGACATTGGGGGACTCACTGAATTGACATCCCT GGACCTATCATTTAACCCTAGGCTCACAGGTTCCCTTTCTCCACGGCTTGGGGATTTGAAGAAGCTAAATTTCCT AATCCTAGCTGGTTGCAGCTTCACTGGTGATATTCCAGATGAATTGGGAAATCTTTCAGATCTCCTCTTCTT GGCTCTCAATTCAAACAACTTAACTGGAAAGATACCTCCATCTTTCGGTAACTTCGCCAAACTCTTTTGGCTAGACGTCGCGGAGAATATGTTGACAGGACCTCTCCCGCTATCAACCTCAATGGCCCCAGGCTTGGACCTACTTTTGAAGGCTAGACACTT CCATTTCAATAAGAACAAGCTTTCAGGTCCCATTCCAGCCAAACTATTCAGCTCTAATATGAGTTTGATACACAT ATTATTTGATGGAAATCAACTTTCTGGAAGTATCCCACCAACATTAGGACTTGTAAACACTCTTGAAGTTCT TCGGCTTGACAGAAATGCTCTGACAGGAACTGTCCCAGATCTCAGCAACCTAACAAATATCATTAAATT GAATTTTGCTCAAAATAAATTGACGGGCGCTTTACCAAACTTGACTCAAATGATGAAACTCAATTACTT GGACCTTAGTAATAACTCATTTGACCCATCAGAAGCTCCAACGTGGTTCTTAACCTTATCATCACTCACCACACT GGTTATGGAATATGGGTTACTTCAAGGTTCCATACCACGAGAATTGTTTAGCCTTCCACAATTACAGCAAGT GAAATTGAGAAACAACAAATTTAGTGACACATTGGACATGGGTTTGGATGAAAAGATCAGCCCACAACTGAAGCTTGTTGATTTACAAAACAACGACATTTCTCAAGTAACAATGGGCACTGAATACCATAATTCCTTAAT ACTAAAAGGAAACCCAGTGTGTAACGAAGATACTATCTTGGATAGTACTTACTGCcagcaaaacaaaaaaccaacagCGTCCTATTCTACTAGCCTGGCTAATTGTGAAAGTACATCATGTCCTCCTGGTCAAAATTGCAACCCTCGGAATTGTGAATGCGCTTATCCATATAAAGGGACATTATACGTTGGAGGATCACTTTTCAGGGAATTGTCCAATGCAACTGTGTTTAATTTACTGGAACATAGCTTGTGGGTGAACCTGAGTCTCCTTCCACGTTCAGTTTCTATTCTAAGTACCGGATTCAATTTTGATGACTATCTTCAAGTGCAACTGGCATTCTTTCCCTCAACCGGAAAATACTTTAATCGATCAGAGATTCAGAGAATTGGGTTCCTCATGACTACTGAAAATTATACGCTACCTCAACAATTTGGAGcctatttttttattgcagACCCTTGTGCTTTCCCAG CCAAACATGGAGGAACTTCTATTGGCACTCGTGTAATAATTGAGATAGCAATTACTTGTTGTGTCATTTTGGTTCTGGGACTCCTGGGAGTAGGGGCATATGCAGTTCGACAAAAGAGACGTGCAGAAGCTGCCATTGGATTTAGTAACCCGTTtg CTTCTTGGAAATCAAGTGGCAATGATAGAAGTGGGGCAGCACCACAATTAAAAGGTGCAAGATTGTTCTCTTATGATGAACTCCGAAAGTGCACAAATAATTTCGCCGAGAGAAATGAGATAGGTTCTGGAGCATATGGCAAG GTTTATAAGGGGTTGCTTTCCGATGGACTAGTTGTTGCTATCAAAAGAGCTCAGCAAGGATCAACGCAGGGTTTACTCGAGTTCAAGACTGAAATTGAATTGCTTTCCCGAGTTCATCACAAGAATCTTGTTGGCCTTGTGGGTTTTTGCTTTGAACAAGGAGAGCAGATGCTGGTCTACGAATTTATGCCTAACGGAACAATTAGAGATAGCTTAtcag GGAAATCTGGCATTTATCTTGATTGGAACAGAAGACTTTACGTTGCTCTTGGTTCAGCCAGAGGACTAGCTTACCTACATGAGCATGCCAATCCTCCTATTATCCATAGAGATATTAAGTCCACGAATATTCTGTTGGATGAAAATTTGACTGCAAAGGTTGCAGATTTTGGCTTGTCTAAGCTAGTATCAGATGATTCAGGCCACGTTTCAACTCAAGTCAAAGGCACGATGGTAAGTCATGTTATTATATCTCTATCTGATCTTTCAAGAGTagagaatattaataaaagagtcatagatattattaataaaagttaa
- the LOC121243681 gene encoding leucine-rich repeat receptor protein kinase HPCA1-like isoform X1, whose amino-acid sequence MCRKSIGMKLQLLVLALFLSGIHFIDSLTDPQDVAVLNALKAAWKNTPPSWGHSDDPCGLPSWEGVTCNNISRVTVLKLSTMGLEGKIEGDIGGLTELTSLDLSFNPRLTGSLSPRLGDLKKLNFLILAGCSFTGDIPDELGNLSDLLFLALNSNNLTGKIPPSFGNFAKLFWLDVAENMLTGPLPLSTSMAPGLDLLLKARHFHFNKNKLSGPIPAKLFSSNMSLIHILFDGNQLSGSIPPTLGLVNTLEVLRLDRNALTGTVPDLSNLTNIIKLNFAQNKLTGALPNLTQMMKLNYLDLSNNSFDPSEAPTWFLTLSSLTTLVMEYGLLQGSIPRELFSLPQLQQVKLRNNKFSDTLDMGLDEKISPQLKLVDLQNNDISQVTMGTEYHNSLILKGNPVCNEDTILDSTYCQQNKKPTASYSTSLANCESTSCPPGQNCNPRNCECAYPYKGTLYVGGSLFRELSNATVFNLLEHSLWVNLSLLPRSVSILSTGFNFDDYLQVQLAFFPSTGKYFNRSEIQRIGFLMTTENYTLPQQFGAYFFIADPCAFPAKHGGTSIGTRVIIEIAITCCVILVLGLLGVGAYAVRQKRRAEAAIGFSNPFASWKSSGNDRSGAAPQLKGARLFSYDELRKCTNNFAERNEIGSGAYGKVYKGLLSDGLVVAIKRAQQGSTQGLLEFKTEIELLSRVHHKNLVGLVGFCFEQGEQMLVYEFMPNGTIRDSLSGKSGIYLDWNRRLYVALGSARGLAYLHEHANPPIIHRDIKSTNILLDENLTAKVADFGLSKLVSDDSGHVSTQVKGTMVSHVIISLSDLSRVENINKRVIDIINKS is encoded by the exons atgtGCAGGAAGTCGATCGGCATGAAGTTGCAGCTGCTCGTTCTGGCTTTGTTTCTTTCAGGAATTCACTTCATCGACTCACTTACTGATCCTCAAGATG TTGCAGTACTCAACGCCCTGAAAGCAGCGTGGAAAAACACACCACCAAGTTGGGGGCATTCAGATGATCCATGTGGATTACCCAGTTGGGAAGGAGTTACTTGCAACAATATTTCTAGGGTTACTGTCTT GAAATTATCAACGATGGGCCTAGAAGGGAAGATTGAAGGTGACATTGGGGGACTCACTGAATTGACATCCCT GGACCTATCATTTAACCCTAGGCTCACAGGTTCCCTTTCTCCACGGCTTGGGGATTTGAAGAAGCTAAATTTCCT AATCCTAGCTGGTTGCAGCTTCACTGGTGATATTCCAGATGAATTGGGAAATCTTTCAGATCTCCTCTTCTT GGCTCTCAATTCAAACAACTTAACTGGAAAGATACCTCCATCTTTCGGTAACTTCGCCAAACTCTTTTGGCTAGACGTCGCGGAGAATATGTTGACAGGACCTCTCCCGCTATCAACCTCAATGGCCCCAGGCTTGGACCTACTTTTGAAGGCTAGACACTT CCATTTCAATAAGAACAAGCTTTCAGGTCCCATTCCAGCCAAACTATTCAGCTCTAATATGAGTTTGATACACAT ATTATTTGATGGAAATCAACTTTCTGGAAGTATCCCACCAACATTAGGACTTGTAAACACTCTTGAAGTTCT TCGGCTTGACAGAAATGCTCTGACAGGAACTGTCCCAGATCTCAGCAACCTAACAAATATCATTAAATT GAATTTTGCTCAAAATAAATTGACGGGCGCTTTACCAAACTTGACTCAAATGATGAAACTCAATTACTT GGACCTTAGTAATAACTCATTTGACCCATCAGAAGCTCCAACGTGGTTCTTAACCTTATCATCACTCACCACACT GGTTATGGAATATGGGTTACTTCAAGGTTCCATACCACGAGAATTGTTTAGCCTTCCACAATTACAGCAAGT GAAATTGAGAAACAACAAATTTAGTGACACATTGGACATGGGTTTGGATGAAAAGATCAGCCCACAACTGAAGCTTGTTGATTTACAAAACAACGACATTTCTCAAGTAACAATGGGCACTGAATACCATAATTCCTTAAT ACTAAAAGGAAACCCAGTGTGTAACGAAGATACTATCTTGGATAGTACTTACTGCcagcaaaacaaaaaaccaacagCGTCCTATTCTACTAGCCTGGCTAATTGTGAAAGTACATCATGTCCTCCTGGTCAAAATTGCAACCCTCGGAATTGTGAATGCGCTTATCCATATAAAGGGACATTATACGTTGGAGGATCACTTTTCAGGGAATTGTCCAATGCAACTGTGTTTAATTTACTGGAACATAGCTTGTGGGTGAACCTGAGTCTCCTTCCACGTTCAGTTTCTATTCTAAGTACCGGATTCAATTTTGATGACTATCTTCAAGTGCAACTGGCATTCTTTCCCTCAACCGGAAAATACTTTAATCGATCAGAGATTCAGAGAATTGGGTTCCTCATGACTACTGAAAATTATACGCTACCTCAACAATTTGGAGcctatttttttattgcagACCCTTGTGCTTTCCCAG CCAAACATGGAGGAACTTCTATTGGCACTCGTGTAATAATTGAGATAGCAATTACTTGTTGTGTCATTTTGGTTCTGGGACTCCTGGGAGTAGGGGCATATGCAGTTCGACAAAAGAGACGTGCAGAAGCTGCCATTGGATTTAGTAACCCGTTtg CTTCTTGGAAATCAAGTGGCAATGATAGAAGTGGGGCAGCACCACAATTAAAAGGTGCAAGATTGTTCTCTTATGATGAACTCCGAAAGTGCACAAATAATTTCGCCGAGAGAAATGAGATAGGTTCTGGAGCATATGGCAAG GTTTATAAGGGGTTGCTTTCCGATGGACTAGTTGTTGCTATCAAAAGAGCTCAGCAAGGATCAACGCAGGGTTTACTCGAGTTCAAGACTGAAATTGAATTGCTTTCCCGAGTTCATCACAAGAATCTTGTTGGCCTTGTGGGTTTTTGCTTTGAACAAGGAGAGCAGATGCTGGTCTACGAATTTATGCCTAACGGAACAATTAGAGATAGCTTAtcag GGAAATCTGGCATTTATCTTGATTGGAACAGAAGACTTTACGTTGCTCTTGGTTCAGCCAGAGGACTAGCTTACCTACATGAGCATGCCAATCCTCCTATTATCCATAGAGATATTAAGTCCACGAATATTCTGTTGGATGAAAATTTGACTGCAAAGGTTGCAGATTTTGGCTTGTCTAAGCTAGTATCAGATGATTCAGGCCACGTTTCAACTCAAGTCAAAGGCACGATGGTAAGTCATGTTATTATATCTCTATCTGATCTTTCAAGAGTagagaatattaataaaagagtcatagatattattaataaaagttaa